One Citricoccus sp. K5 DNA window includes the following coding sequences:
- a CDS encoding ABC transporter ATP-binding protein has translation MLHLSNVTLTYPDGENGTLNALDSVDLTVPAGQMLALVGPSGSGKSSLLAVAGALVSPTSGTVHIGSTEITGASQAERARMRLNEIGLIFQQPQLMPSLTAVEQLQLVGVLRGHRPRAVRDAALESLAAVGMSEAARRRPHQLSGGQRQRVNIARALMGQPSVLLVDEPTSALDQHRSAEVMELLATLTRDRGTATVVVTHDLEFVAVADRAVTLRDGRLTEHATV, from the coding sequence ATGCTGCACCTGTCCAACGTCACCCTGACCTACCCCGATGGCGAGAACGGCACCCTCAACGCGCTCGACTCCGTGGACCTCACCGTCCCGGCCGGCCAGATGCTCGCCCTCGTGGGCCCCTCCGGCTCCGGCAAGTCCTCCCTCCTGGCCGTGGCCGGAGCGCTGGTCTCCCCCACCTCCGGCACCGTCCACATCGGCTCGACCGAGATCACCGGGGCCAGCCAAGCCGAGCGGGCCCGGATGCGGCTCAACGAGATCGGCCTGATCTTCCAGCAGCCCCAGTTGATGCCTTCGCTGACGGCCGTCGAGCAACTGCAGCTGGTCGGGGTGCTCCGTGGCCACCGGCCCCGTGCGGTCCGGGACGCGGCCCTGGAGTCTCTGGCCGCCGTCGGGATGTCCGAGGCAGCCCGACGGCGGCCCCACCAGCTCTCCGGCGGCCAGCGGCAGCGGGTGAACATCGCCCGGGCTCTCATGGGCCAGCCCTCGGTGCTGTTGGTCGATGAGCCGACCTCGGCCCTGGACCAGCACCGCTCCGCTGAGGTCATGGAGTTGCTGGCCACCCTGACGAGGGACCGGGGCACCGCGACGGTGGTGGTCACGCATGATCTGGAGTTCGTGGCGGTGGCAGACCGGGCGGTCACCCTGCGTGATGGGCGATTGACCGAGCACGCGACGGTCTAA
- a CDS encoding class II fumarate hydratase, giving the protein MTDLTSSQQSSEQQFRIEHDTMGEVKVPVDALYRAQTQRAVENFPISGKTLEPAHVHALAQVKKAAAQANAELGVIDEERRDAIVAAADEVISGQHDDQYPIDVFQTGSGTSSNMNTNEVLANLATQSLKAAGSEAEVHPNDHVNASQSSNDVFPTSVHVAVTGALINDLKPALDHLAVSLEKKAKAFENVVKSGRTHLMDATPVTLGQEFGGYAAQVRYGIERIDASLPRVAEVPLGGTAVGTGINTPKGFSARVIELLAAETGLPLTEARNHFEAQANRDGLVEASGQLRNIAYSFMKINNDLRWMGSGPNTGLGEIAIPDLQPGSSIMPGKVNPVICEAAIMVSAQVIGNDTTISLSSTNGAFELNVGIPVMAANLLESIRLLANTARVMADKMIDGIEANVERCSFLAGASPSIVTPLNKVIGYEAAAKIAKHSVAQKMTVREAVIDLGYVERGEVTEEQLDAALDTMSMTHPA; this is encoded by the coding sequence ATGACCGATCTGACTTCTTCGCAGCAATCTTCCGAACAGCAGTTCCGCATCGAGCACGACACCATGGGTGAGGTCAAGGTCCCGGTTGACGCCCTGTACCGCGCCCAGACCCAGCGTGCCGTGGAGAACTTCCCGATCTCCGGCAAGACCCTGGAGCCGGCCCACGTCCACGCCTTGGCCCAGGTCAAGAAGGCCGCGGCCCAGGCCAATGCCGAGCTCGGCGTGATCGACGAGGAGCGTCGCGACGCGATCGTGGCCGCCGCGGACGAGGTCATCTCCGGCCAGCATGACGACCAGTACCCGATCGACGTGTTCCAGACCGGTTCCGGCACGTCCTCGAACATGAACACCAACGAGGTCCTTGCCAACCTGGCCACCCAGTCCCTGAAGGCCGCCGGCTCGGAGGCCGAGGTCCACCCGAACGACCATGTCAATGCCTCACAGTCCTCCAACGATGTGTTCCCGACCTCCGTGCACGTCGCCGTGACCGGAGCCCTGATCAATGATCTGAAGCCGGCCCTGGACCACCTGGCCGTGTCCCTGGAGAAGAAGGCCAAGGCCTTCGAGAACGTCGTCAAGTCCGGCCGCACCCACCTCATGGACGCCACCCCGGTGACCCTGGGCCAGGAGTTCGGCGGCTATGCGGCACAGGTCCGCTATGGCATCGAGCGCATCGACGCCTCGCTGCCGCGCGTGGCCGAGGTCCCCCTGGGCGGCACCGCCGTGGGCACGGGCATCAACACCCCGAAGGGCTTCTCCGCCCGCGTCATCGAGCTGCTCGCCGCGGAGACCGGCCTGCCGCTGACCGAGGCCCGCAACCACTTCGAAGCCCAGGCCAACCGCGACGGTCTCGTGGAGGCCTCCGGTCAGCTGCGCAACATCGCGTACTCGTTCATGAAGATCAACAACGACCTGCGCTGGATGGGTTCCGGTCCGAACACCGGCCTCGGTGAGATCGCCATCCCGGACCTGCAGCCGGGTTCCTCGATCATGCCGGGCAAGGTCAACCCCGTGATCTGCGAGGCCGCCATCATGGTCTCCGCCCAGGTCATCGGCAACGACACCACCATCTCGCTGTCCTCCACCAACGGTGCCTTCGAGCTGAACGTGGGCATCCCGGTGATGGCCGCGAACCTGCTCGAGTCCATCCGACTGCTGGCCAACACCGCTCGCGTCATGGCGGACAAGATGATCGACGGCATCGAGGCCAACGTGGAGCGCTGCTCGTTCCTCGCCGGTGCCTCCCCCTCGATCGTGACCCCGTTGAACAAGGTCATCGGCTACGAGGCCGCCGCCAAGATCGCCAAGCACTCCGTGGCCCAGAAGATGACCGTCCGCGAGGCCGTCATCGATCTCGGCTACGTGGAGCGCGGCGAGGTCACCGAGGAGCAGCTGGACGCGGCCCTGGACACCATGTCCATGACGCACCCCGCCTGA
- a CDS encoding prepilin peptidase, with protein MPTILAEAAHDGNWLLLAAVLASLAVFSVCAVVLTGTDLREHRLPNRWTGALAAGGAVTLGLACLVDDAGWSRFWSMLGGGVGYLGLILLLHLISRTGMGLGDVKLAGGLGLYAGWLGWDHLFGAIVLGFVAGGVVALVLVLARRATGSTHLPFGPAMLLGTAVALLF; from the coding sequence GGGAACTGGCTGCTGCTGGCAGCCGTCCTGGCGTCCTTGGCCGTCTTCAGCGTGTGCGCGGTCGTCCTGACCGGCACTGATCTGCGCGAACACCGCCTGCCCAATCGGTGGACTGGGGCCTTGGCCGCCGGGGGCGCCGTCACGCTCGGGCTGGCCTGCCTCGTGGACGACGCCGGCTGGTCGCGTTTCTGGTCCATGCTCGGCGGAGGCGTGGGGTACCTGGGGCTGATCCTGCTCCTGCACCTGATCAGCCGCACCGGCATGGGCCTGGGGGACGTCAAGCTGGCCGGCGGCCTCGGGCTCTATGCCGGGTGGCTCGGCTGGGACCATCTCTTCGGGGCCATCGTCCTGGGCTTCGTGGCCGGGGGAGTGGTGGCCCTGGTCCTGGTGCTGGCCCGGCGGGCCACGGGCTCCACGCATCTGCCCTTCGGCCCGGCGATGTTGCTGGGCACGGCCGTGGCCCTGCTCTTCTGA
- a CDS encoding ABC transporter permease codes for MSSPTFLSLRDVRFSAGRFTLMGAVVGLISLLLVFLTALTNGLAHQNISAVSAWDDAATDSAEVTVAFGAAHASALDDVETDFTASSVTTDQLAGWRQDTQVEWAEPVGVGQARADSGSAVTAVTLMGLEPGSRLVPGSPGAAADAGGSLEDGALISRTAAEQLGVSAGDEVSINGQAVPIAQTIEDSWYSHTPVLYLPLETWASLTHAPEGTASVLVAGTDPDAGHPPAAAAETITAATDVDGALGALPAYSSENGSLVMMQAFLYGISALVIAAFMAVFTLHRTRDIAVLKALGATTGWVVKDALTQAGIVLLAGAALGGAVGLGGISLASGAVPVQVDAAAVAIPVLVTVALGMVASVAAVWRTCRVDPLVALGGS; via the coding sequence GTGTCCTCTCCAACGTTCCTGTCCCTGAGGGACGTCCGCTTCTCCGCCGGCCGCTTCACCCTGATGGGGGCCGTGGTGGGACTGATCAGCCTGTTGCTGGTCTTCCTCACCGCGCTGACCAACGGGCTGGCCCACCAGAACATCTCCGCCGTCTCGGCGTGGGATGACGCCGCCACCGATTCCGCCGAGGTCACGGTGGCCTTCGGTGCCGCCCATGCCTCGGCCCTGGATGACGTGGAGACGGACTTCACGGCCTCCTCCGTCACCACCGACCAGCTCGCGGGCTGGCGCCAGGACACCCAGGTCGAGTGGGCCGAGCCGGTGGGCGTGGGCCAGGCCCGCGCCGATTCCGGCAGTGCCGTGACCGCCGTGACCCTGATGGGGCTGGAACCCGGCTCCCGCCTGGTCCCAGGGTCCCCGGGCGCCGCAGCGGACGCCGGCGGCTCCCTCGAGGACGGGGCCCTGATCAGCAGGACCGCCGCCGAGCAGCTCGGTGTCTCCGCCGGGGACGAGGTGTCCATCAACGGACAGGCCGTGCCCATCGCCCAGACCATCGAGGACAGCTGGTACTCCCACACCCCGGTGCTCTACCTGCCCCTGGAGACGTGGGCCAGCCTCACTCATGCTCCCGAGGGGACCGCCTCGGTGCTGGTCGCCGGAACCGATCCCGATGCCGGCCACCCGCCGGCCGCGGCCGCCGAGACCATCACTGCCGCCACGGATGTGGACGGGGCCCTGGGCGCCCTGCCCGCCTACTCCTCGGAGAACGGATCGCTCGTCATGATGCAGGCGTTCCTCTACGGCATCTCCGCCCTGGTGATCGCCGCCTTCATGGCCGTGTTCACCCTCCATCGCACCCGGGACATCGCCGTGCTCAAGGCGTTGGGCGCCACCACCGGATGGGTCGTCAAGGACGCTCTCACCCAAGCCGGGATCGTGCTGCTGGCCGGAGCCGCCCTCGGCGGCGCCGTGGGCCTGGGCGGGATCTCGCTGGCCTCCGGCGCGGTCCCGGTCCAGGTGGATGCGGCCGCCGTCGCCATCCCGGTGCTGGTCACCGTGGCGCTCGGGATGGTGGCCTCGGTGGCGGCCGTCTGGCGCACGTGCCGGGTGGACCCACTCGTCGCCCTCGGCGGCAGCTGA